A stretch of Microtus pennsylvanicus isolate mMicPen1 chromosome 5, mMicPen1.hap1, whole genome shotgun sequence DNA encodes these proteins:
- the LOC142850776 gene encoding olfactory receptor 52R1-like, giving the protein MTHSLVQDSRNSSSHSMFFILLGIPGLENYQFWIAFPFCVMYILAVTGNVTILHIIRIDHTLHEPMYLFLAMLATTDLVLSSSTQPKMLAILWFHDHKIEYHVCLIQVFFIHAFSSVESGVLMAMALDRYVAICFPLRHSSILTTSVVIKLGTAVMVRGLLWVSPFCFMISRMPFCPNKVIPQSYCEHMAVLKLVCADTKINRGYGLFVAFSVASFDIIVISVSYVMILRAVLRLPSGEARLKAFGTCASHIGVSLTLYIPALFTFLTHRFGHHVPRVVHIMFANVYLLVPPMLNPIIYGVRTKQIRDRVIQGCCRKGP; this is encoded by the coding sequence ATGACCCATTCTCTTGTGCAGGATTCCAGGAACAGCTCTTCTCATTCTATGTTCTTCATCTTGCTTGGAATCCCAGGGCTGGAGAATTATCAATTTTGGATTGCCTTTCCATTCTGTGTCATGTATATTTTGGCAGTGACTGGAAATGTCACCATCCTACACATAATCCGGATTGACCATACACTACATGAGCCCATGTATCTCTTCCTGGCCATGCTGGCTACCACTGACTTGGTCCTATCCTCCTCCACACAACCTAAAATGCTGGCCATACTCTGGTTTCATGATCATAAGATTGAATACCATGTCTGCCTCATTCAGGTGTTCTTCATACATGCCTTTTCTTCTGTGGAGTCTGGGGTGCTCATGGCTATGGCCTTGGACCGCTACGTGGCCATCTGCTTCCCACTCAGACATTCCAGCATCCTGACCACGTCTGTAGTCATCAAACTGGGGACAGCTGTGATGGTCAGAGGGCTGCTGTGGGTGAGCCCCTTCTGCTTCATGATCTCCAGGATGCCCTTCTGCCCCAACAAGGTCATTCCCCAGTCCTACTGTGAGCACATGGCTGTGCTCAAGTTGGTGTGTGCTGATACCAAAATCAATCGTGGATATGGGCTCTTTGTGGCTTTCTCTGTGGCTAGCTTTGATATAATTGTCATCAGTGTATCTTATGTGATGATTCTGAGAGCTGTGCTGAGATTGCCCTCAGGTGAAGCCCGCCTCAAAGCGTTtggtacatgtgcttctcatatTGGTGTAAGCTTAACCTTATATATCCCAGCCCTTTTCACCTTCCTTACCCACCGATTTGGCCACCATGTGCCCCGTGTTGTGCACATCATGTTTGCTAATGTCTATCTGCTGGTTCCTCCCATGCTCAACCCCATCATCTATGGAGTTAGAACCAAACAGATCAGGGACAGAGTTATCCAAGGATGTTGTAGAAAAGGCCCTTGA